The genomic window CCTCTATGTCTGCGTGGTGTTTTGGTGTTCTCACATAACCAGAATATTCAACTCGCAAGCCCACAAGTGCACGTTGATTGCTCTGCGCAcagcaggtgtgcagcctcacgagtctaatcagtctgactctgtccagatgaggctgcttaaaggtgacatattataccaccaggtgtgagtgtgattagctgttacaagcattgtgtgggcatgtccacctagatgtgtgctgtatggatcagcctaccagcctacccagtggactgtagcaaacgttgctcatctatccgtcatacatctaggtggacacgcccacatgtgatgtcagaagaggcagattttcaaaacggcttctaatggctaatcacagtcACACCTAGTGTtgcataatatgtcacctttgaGCCCGCCATCGTCCACACACTCTCCACGAGTGTTATTTCAGAGAAAGAAATTTGGAATACAATGATAGCACATGAATCAATCAGGTTAAATACAAATCAATGGTGAATCTACCTGTCttgtctctccgtccctctttctctcattctttctgtcttcctctcttatCGTCCCCTCCCTCCGTGGCTCTCTGGGGGTCCTCCTTCTAGGACAGGGGGTCTCGCGGGGCCTGTGGGAGGAACCGGGGATCCATCACTAGGTCCTCAGAAGGATACGGGACAGAGGtatggtgtgtagtgtgtgtggtgtgtgtgtgtagtgtgtgtgtgtgtgtgtgtgtgtgtgtgtgtgtgtgtgtgtgtgtgtgtgtgtgtgtgtgtgtgtgtagtgtgtgtgtgtgtgtgtgtctgtgtgtgtgtctgtgtctgtgtgcgtgtgtgctcaatgatagtgtgtgtgtgtgcttgctcaatgatgatgtgtgtgtgtgtgtgtgtgtgtgtgcgctccatgatggtgtgtgtgtgtgtgtgtgtgtttgctcaaagaggtgtgtgtgtatgtgtgtgtttgtgagtgtgtgtgcgcgtgtgtgtgtttctaataCTGCGATTGTCATCTCCaggaggagtgtgtgttgtCTGACCCCCAAGGAGAGAGTGACGCCGACGCTGACATAGAGGACACAGACtgcaggttcacacacacacacacacacacacacacacacacacacacacacacacacacacacacacacacacacacacacacacacacagaaacacacgcttACCTTTTCAACCCCTTTGTTCTGATTGGCCGCAGGCTCCAGGAGCCGGGTAGCCTCCAGCGAATCAGCTCACGGCGGCGCAAGCGTCCGCGGCCGACGCGCCAGGACACCACGGAGAGCGAGGACGACGGGGGGCGGAGCCAGCGGACCCCCCGCTGGAACCCCCGGCTCAGCCCCCACCGCGGCCACAGCAGGACCATCCTGGAGGTGGGGCGGGGTCCCGTCTGTAGGGGTTTAAGAGCTGTGTTATGGGAGACTCCTAGAgaggtgtgtgggtgcgtgtgtgtgaggctgggtctgtgtgtgtgtgtgtgtgtgtgtgtgtgtgtgtgtgtgtgtgtgtgtgtgcgcgtgtgtgtgtgtgtgtgtgtgtgtgtttggggctcCCTGACGTCCTCCTCACATAGACAGCTTGGATAGGCCGGTTAGATGGATCAATTAATACATATGTGGAAGCATGAACTGatgagtctctctctgtctgtctctggatTTCATTTTGCTGGCCTTTATCTTTTCGTAATTCTTATAAAGGGTTACATTTAAAGGACCTtttaaaatctctctctctctctctctctctctctctctctctctctctctctctctcttcccccccccccccccccccccctccaggagagCGTCTCTCAGGTCAGGCCGCTGGTCATCCGTCGACCGAGCGCCGAGGTGCAGACGGCCGGCAGCCCGGAGGCTTCCGGAGGCCCCAAGCCAGCGCTGTGGCCCTCGgcccctcccctgcccccccgtctcctcctgctcctcctcctcctcctcctccccctctccctggtcctcctgctcctcttcagaCCCTGGGCTGGTGCCTGACCACccagagtgccccccccccccccccccccccttgttgcTAGTTAGTAGTGATCGAGGGTTTGAGTTTATTATGAACCATGCACTACTCagtaatacacagacacaatagGATAGCACACGCAGACAGAAACTTTGGTCCGACGTCCTATTAAGTCTTTCTTTAGGTTATTTGGACATTCTAGATGTTCAGCTAAGATATATCTACTTTTAGAAAACTTGCTTTGAGGGATATTAATTAAAACTTCTACGAGGTAGGATGTAAGGTGACTTTTGCAATATGTTTAGAACATTCTACTATTTACTTTTTACTATTGAGTCATTAATACAGACTTTTACCCAAAGCATCTTAATGAGGACCAAGCACCCCATGTATTTTGGTTTGCGTTGTAGAACGCCGCCCTCTACAGGTCAAACAAATGCAACTGCAGGCTGCTATTGCAACGGCTGATTAAGAACGTGCCCGTCCTCCGCTTATTGAGTCTGCGAGGCCCAATAATTAATCAAACTTTTAAGCATTTTCAAAAGGCACAATTGTGTCATGCTCACCAAACTTTTAAGTGTTTTTCTTTGTAATTGAGCGTGTATGGTTAAATCCCATTTCCGTTTCCAAGTCTGTAACAAATCCTCAGGAATGCGCCACTGTGTCCAGGTGATGTCCATTTCCATTAATTGGCATCATCTGGGAAGAGTTGGAGCCAATCAGAAGCACATGCAGTTAGTAGTGTTTCACCACAAGGGGCCACTGAAAAACGATGTATGTACagtgtttttgtatgtatttatttatgttttttttttgacaaaaacatgtatttatccTTCAGAGATTTGATTTCTAGCGGCACACAAAGTGATATTAATTATAGATAAACTATTATCATTGGATTTAATGTCAAGCCCTGTCTATTCAGACTTGCTGTTCACAAATGAGAAAAGTGGAATTCTCTTGTCTCATGTCAACTTTAAGTGAAGATTGAGCTCAACTATGCAGTCCCTTATTACTCCGCCACAGTAAGTCATATTAACGTGTATTTTCCTTCTCAATCTATTCAGTTGAGGTCCATCTAGGGCAGCCCGTAGGCCTATGCAGTTTAATCCTGTTTTAATGTTTAGTTATATTTGGATTGAAAAGTCTGTTTAAAAAAGCTCTTTAATCTTCTCTTGTGCGCGTCTGTGAAGAAATGAAGGAGAGCGAATGTGGGATGAACGTTTGGCTGTTGCTGATCTTATTACAATATTTGCCAACTGCTTGCTGATgtattgtaaaaaagaaaagaaaagaaaaaggataTTTTCCAACCCTACAACCCTACAAGCATAGGGCCTTCAGGAAACTCAAATGACAATCCTTAAGCCTATAAGCTATACTGAATAGGGATGAAGCCATCTTGATGTAATTTCACTAAACAGTGTATTTAAATTAATGTGATTAGGAGATAGCTTTGTTGTTTGATGATGTAAATACTCATACATTTTGTCGTCTCTGCACCTCAGTAGCCCTCCTTTGTCATGCAGCATTATATATAGTTTTCCCTCCATTTTGTGGCAGTGTTTTCCTGCGTCTGCACATTATGCTACTGACCAAGTTTCATTGGAGcacaatgttttcattaaaaccTAAATTGTATTTTGACAACAACAACGCTTCCTCTGGTTTCTTCAAGGTTCCTACAACTCCTGGCTTCGTAACATTTGACGCGGCATCGTCATAGTAACACTGAGTGTCGCTCCATGGTAACGGTTCAGAATGAGCTAGAGCTAATCCCTGACCTGTCACTTTGCACTGCAGAAGAACCAAGCTTGAGGTTAAAAACACACCACGGTTCCTGATGTAGGAATGAACAGACATATTCAAATCAATGATACAGAAATAACCACATGGAACTTACAtgtgtaaaaatgtaaaataaaatacttaatacttaataaaataataaaatacttacaGTCCTAATTTAAAATGCGGactgataaacaaatacattcaGAATAAAATAAACCTTACCGGTGCAAATGTCaataaataatagaaaataaattgaCACCTAAATAAAAACGAAGATATTACCAAAAAATTataactgtaaaaaataaaaataaagtggtGTTCTTTTCCTCAAGCTGATTTGAAGGCGTCTGTGCTCTAGTGGTGCCTCCATGTGTCCCCACCTCTGATTGGAGTGAGGAGGCCGGGGGGCCGGCAGACACAGCGCAGGCTGGTGGGCTGAGTCACCCTGCAGACCTGGCTGGGCCGCGAGACCAGGTGCAAGTGAttagcacccacacacacctacacgtacacacgcacgcacgcacgcacgcacgcacgcacgcacgcacacacatatgcacacacacagggacgcacaAGCCATGGATGTATTATAAGAACACGACAATGCTACACTGTACACAGTGCTACTGTGCTGCAGTAACCTCTTTTAAATCACttcttaaaacacatttttgtaGACTTGCTTTTACGTGATGTCAAAGCACTTTGTTAACCATTGCTTTTAaaggtgctatataaataaagatattattatattattattgttactaCAGTACTTTAGTTCTATGTCCTACAGTACTATAGTTCTATGTGCTACAGTACTATATGCTACAGTACTATAGTTCTATGTGCTACAGTACTATAGTTCTAGGTGCTACAGTACTATAGTTCTATGTGCTACAGTACTATAGTTCTAGGTACTACAGTACTATAGTTCTAGGTACTACAGTACTATTGTTCTAGGTACTACAGTACTATAGTTCTAGGTGCTACAGTACTATAGTTCTAGGTACTACAGTACTATAGTTCTACAGTACTATAGTTCTAGGTACTACAGTACTATAGTTCTAGGTACTACAGTACTATAGTTCTAGGTACTACAGTACTATAGTTCTATGTGCTACAGTACTATAGTTCGAGGTGCTACAGTAATATAGTACTCTGTAGTACTACCGTTAACCTTTATCAACACTGGATACTACactactactgtgtgtgtgtgtgtgtgtgtgtgtgtgtgtgtgtgtgtgtgtgtgtgtgtgtgtgtgtgtgtgtgtgtgtgtgtgtgtgtgtgtgtgtgtgtgtgtgtgtctgtgtgtgtgtctgtttgtgattACATTACCCCGTATGTTCGGCATGCCATCAGCCAGGGCTTTGTTTTATGGAGCACAAACCTGGGGTCAGTTGTCAGGACCATCCCAGTGTTTAGAATGATCTCTTAACGCATTGAGCTTTCATCTGACCTCGCCTCTCTGGACACACATCTGAGGAGATCTCAAACAAGGCATTGAAACCCTTCCAGCTGTAGGCTATGTTGTTGGCCCTGAAGGGCTCAACAAAGCTCTATTAAGAGTTACTCAATATAAACACAATGGCGTGGGTCTTCAAGCACTCGCAGTAGAAAGCGTGACCCTATTTTAGAAAGGTCAACGCTAGCAAGAGCGGGTGAGCTAATTCACGGGGCTGAAATAAGCCTCGGCCGCGTGTGTCCGCTGCCAACACAGCAGAGACAACAGGTGTAAATGTGTTGtgtctgaaccccccccccctccccaacgccCCCACCAGTCAACACTACCCGCAGTCTTGACCTTCGCAAGTCGTCGTCATGTCGATCCACATTTCAAGATGCCTGTCCATGGAGAAGCCACATGATCCCGCTGGCGGCCACAGCTGGCTCACGTAATGCGGTCACAAGcccctcccagcatgcactgggAACGGCCCAGTGGGAGGCCTTGTGAGGACTCTTGGTACGTGAGCAGCGATGGAAGCTCTTCTAGATTCCTGGATCCGTGTCTTTGTTTGGGGACGGCCAGGGGACGAGGCTTTCTATTTTTTGTAGATTAGCGGGGCACGGAATGATGGTTTTGTCGCCAAAGACTGTGATATTTGCGATGGGTTGGATAAAAGCAAAATGAGAAAAAATTAAAGATCTGTACACAATGTACACCTATCTGCctatgatatatttatatatatttatattgagagagagagaggggggagagagagagagagagagggggggggggagagagagagagagagagagagagagagagagagagagagagagagagagagagagagagagagagagagagagagagagagagagagagagagagagggagagagggagagagagagagagagagagagagagagagagagagagagattttcccCCAAGTGGAAAGAATGGGCTTTGGATTTGTTAAGGTGCTTTAGTGAtatgatgtgtatgtgttagggAGTATATTTAGCAAGAGAGGATTCATAAGTGCTGTTGTCCTTCGGGAGGGAGGGCTGAGACAGGATGAACCTCGTGACACTACTGGGGTTCATATAAAGGACCAgaatgagtgagggagagagagagagagagagctagacagacacagacagctaGCTAACAATATCGGATTGCCTGCTGCAGAACTCAACTAATTCCCCTAGATTCTTTCAGAGCCCCTCCATGCAAGAATGTAAGTGAGTTGGTGTACACTTGTATACGTCCGTGTGCCTGACAGTCAGCCTCTCTATCCTTCTCGCCACATCTCTTCTTGGGGTCTGAGTCGAGCCATGGAGGTGGTCAAGCCTTATCTCCAAGATGGCTGGCAGGAGGATTGGAGGAGGGAgctagaggagaagaggagaaggaggacctGGAAGGAGAGGCTGAACTGTCTGGTattgaggatgaggaggattgGCAGGTACAGCGAAGACGAcgaaggagaggagggcgatgatgatgaagatccACAGCATGAGGATGaggtgaagggaggggagatgagggaggTAGAGATAGATGTACAGGTAGAGAACAAAGCTGATAGGGTTGACAGTGTGAAAATAGGGCagtggaaagaaagaaatgagGAGAAGGATAAAAGGGATGGGACAGGACAACATCTCAAATCCAAGACTTACAATTATAATTCCCCTGGCTCTCCAAAACACCTAGGAGAAGAGTTCAATGACGCCAGGGAAAATCTCCTCAATCAGCAGGAAGAATCAACCGACGAAGAAGACACAGGGGTGAGCTGTTCCACTGAGGAAGATGTGGAAAGTCTGGGTGAAACTCAGGTCAAGGTCTACACCAGACACCGTTATCCCACGGACATCTTCCACACTTTGACCGAGTTCAGGGACTCTTTGGTCCTCACAGACCTGACCTTGAGCACAGTGGATGGGAGGACGTCCTTCCAGGTTCACTCCCCGGTCCTGGCTGCCATCAGCTCCTTGGTCCGGGATACACTGCGGCACCGGGACCAGGCCAAGTccggagaaggaggaagaagtcAGGTACCGGGCGATGAGACGGAACCGGAGGTCCAGAGCTGGTCCCTGTGTCTGGGTCCTGAGGTGGACCTTGTCGGGCTCCAGGCGGTTCTGGACTTTGCCTATAGTGGAGAGGTACCGGGCCTGAGCGGAGGCACCGTGGCCCAGGTGCaggccgccgccgtcgccctgGGGGTCCCAAGAGTGCTGGAGCTCTGCCACAGGGGAACCCAACAGAAAACGTCAAGCAAAAACCAGGACAACGAAGCAGAAGGTGCGGAGAGCCGTGCGACAGAGCAGATGGAGATCAGTCTGCGGGCCCTCAACGAGTTACGGCTGGAGAAGGTGGGATGGGACGTCGTTCTGGAAGCGGTCGGGGCCTCTCTTCCTGGTGAGTAAGCCACTGCAGGCAGTCTTGTGGTTAGGGTGGTTCAGCTCCCAGtggaaaggtactgggttctaTCCTCCGTATTCTCAGCCAACCTGTGCGCATCTGCAAACAAAGATGCAAAACCGACTTCACCTGCCCCATGCTTTCCTCTGTATCAGCATTAGAATTCACTGTAAGTAAAGACAAGTTCTTAATCCATCTCCCTCCAGCCCACAGGGTCATCCTGTCCGCCTGCAGCGACTTCTTCCGGGGAATGTTCACACACGGCATGAAGGAATCCAGCCAATCCACGGTgaccctccccttcctgttggcCTCCGAGCtggaggctctgattggctgctcctACTCAGGGGATCTCCCCCTCAGTTGGGAGTGTGTCTTTGAGATCACCGGAACGTCCCTTCAGCTCCAATACCAGCCCGCCCTCTCCTTGTGTCTCAGCTTCCTCCAGAACGAAATCGACCCCAACTCTTGTTTGGACGTCGCATCCTTTGCGAAGGCCTACGACATGAAGCGGCTTCTCGAATTGGC from Gadus morhua chromosome 17, gadMor3.0, whole genome shotgun sequence includes these protein-coding regions:
- the LOC115529379 gene encoding kelch-like protein 33, producing MEVVKPYLQDGWQEDWRRELEEKRRRRTWKERLNCLVLRMRRIGRYSEDDEGEEGDDDEDPQHEDEVKGGEMREVEIDVQVENKADRVDSVKIGQWKERNEEKDKRDGTGQHLKSKTYNYNSPGSPKHLGEEFNDARENLLNQQEESTDEEDTGVSCSTEEDVESLGETQVKVYTRHRYPTDIFHTLTEFRDSLVLTDLTLSTVDGRTSFQVHSPVLAAISSLVRDTLRHRDQAKSGEGGRSQVPGDETEPEVQSWSLCLGPEVDLVGLQAVLDFAYSGEVPGLSGGTVAQVQAAAVALGVPRVLELCHRGTQQKTSSKNQDNEAEGAESRATEQMEISLRALNELRLEKVGWDVVLEAVGASLPAHRVILSACSDFFRGMFTHGMKESSQSTVTLPFLLASELEALIGCSYSGDLPLSWECVFEITGTSLQLQYQPALSLCLSFLQNEIDPNSCLDVASFAKAYDMKRLLELADGFALSQFERVSRTAKFKCLPAKQLLRYLNSRSLWVSSELVVFRAVVAWIQYKPRKRSKLAKQLMKTIHFALMTFKEFQEVQAADIWAEDNLLVLYKRVSEDFLSNAAIAPSQCRIYFPKETLVLVGGDQITEDLGSRHSSRELWFGNSLRNHTGMAKSLEWRWLGEMPEPGRFSHEVAVLHGQLYVVGGRKYYGAGDILNSAYRFDPLGSVWQRLSDMHEQRCGFSLVVLGETLYAIGGDSHRGCLDSVERYCPATDAWSFTCPMSMALTGHSAKVLDQLIFVCGGFDGGYRCRASMSLYHPERGSSGLAEMSRPRGYHCMEVLGGHLYVAGGVTTDEGDAMATVHQLACEAYDPAADCWTAFEALAVPHVGAASAVTEGRFYVLGGSGYRDHANFHMVHRYDPAARRWENMGGMPGPHADIRAAILCLPPPLRSLGRML
- the si:ch211-63p21.1 gene encoding uncharacterized protein si:ch211-63p21.1, with product MLGPQLDRNRLVPPMDVSNGNHCQMGASDRGLDEVCLYQTAACTLYSEAHTPTPLRATASANTNANASAGSHAILRTHTADHGLQQGCSHPEVEMPSLEHKVLDRGSRGACGRNRGSITRSSEGYGTEEECVLSDPQGESDADADIEDTDCRLQEPGSLQRISSRRRKRPRPTRQDTTESEDDGGRSQRTPRWNPRLSPHRGHSRTILEESVSQVRPLVIRRPSAEVQTAGSPEASGGPKPALWPSAPPLPPRLLLLLLLLLLPLSLVLLLLFRPWAGA